One Miscanthus floridulus cultivar M001 chromosome 11, ASM1932011v1, whole genome shotgun sequence DNA window includes the following coding sequences:
- the LOC136493510 gene encoding uncharacterized protein gives MAQAPARAASAVRLFDAHCHLQDPRVAAVAPALIRAAAASGVARFAVNGTSEKDWHLVKQMGEDHPAVVPCFGLHPWWVPERSPDWMNSLRRFFAETPEAAVGEIGLDKGSHGKTIDFGEQVEVLQRQLELAKELERPVSVHCVRAFGDLLEVLKQTGPFPAGVLLHSYMGSSEMVSGLANLGCYFSLSGFLIGMKSTKAKQMLKSIPLDRILLETDAPDALPRLDNVSVSSVPVHSSAADTEKCHIDSESQAANASNESLNHPENIHIVLKYVASLLEMPESELAELSYKNATKLFSYPGSKVQHEAEAI, from the exons ATGGCCCAGGCTCCGGcgcgcgccgcctccgccgtgCGGCTCTTCGACGCGCACTGCCACCTGCAAGACCCCCGCGTCGCGGCCGTCGCCCCCGCCCTCAtacgcgccgccgccgcatccGGCGTCGCACGCTTCGCTGTAAACGGCACCTCCGAG AAGGACTGGCACCTGGTGAAGCAGATGGGCGAGGATCACCCAGCCGTCGTCCCCTGCTTCGGCCTGCACCCATG GTGGGTACCCGAGAGGTCGCCGGATTGGATGAATTCGCTGCGGCGTTTCTTTGCCGAAACCCCGGAGGCGGCTGTTGGGGAG ATTGGTCTGGACAAAGGTTCACATGGAAAAACCATCGACTTCGGAGAACAG GTTGAAGTGTTACAACGACAACTTGAACTTGCTAAGGAATTGGAGAGACCTGTTTCTGTTCATTGTGTGCGGGCATTTGGTGATCTTCTGGAAGTACTGAA GCAAACTGGACCTTTCCCAGCAGGCGTATTGTTACATTCTTATATGGGATCTTCAGAAATGGTGTCTGGCCTTGCAAATTTAGGCTGTTACTTTTCACTATCTGGCTTCTTGATAGGCATGAAATCCACTAAAGCGAAGCAAATGCTGAAGTCA ATACCCTTGGATAGAATTCTTTTAGAGACAGATGCACCTGATGCATTACCAAGATTGGACAATGTTTCTGTATCATCAGTCCCTGTTCACAGTTCAGCTGCAGATACTGAAAAGTGTCACATAGATTCAGAATCACAGGCTGCTAATGCATCAAATGAGTCCTTGAACCATCCAGAAAATATCCATATC GTTTTGAAGTATGTCGCATCCCTCCTTGAAATGCCAGAGTCAGAATTGGCGGAGCTGAGTTACAAGAATGCTACCAAGCTGTTTTCTTATCCTGGCTCCAAAGTTCAACATGAAGCTGAAGCCATCTAA
- the LOC136493511 gene encoding uncharacterized protein, with protein sequence MEAAPGPEKPDHPAATDPSCLLRRSAPWSSSWLSATAAGLVAVGLGGAALLVWWALAFHPANARLWMVPAGLVLLGTPVLAWLSLLASGPCGRQAPPPPPDAGVYASA encoded by the coding sequence ATGGAGGCCGCCCCGGGGCCAGAGAAACCGGACCACCCCGCAGCCACGGACCCCAGCTGCCTGCTGCGGCGTTCTGCGCCGTGGTCGTCGTCGTGGCTGTCTGCCACGGCCGCGGGCCTCGTCGCGGTGGGGCTCGGTGGCGCGGCGCTGCTGGTGTGGTGGGCGCTGGCGTTCCACCCGGCGAACGCGCGGCTCTGGATGGTGCCCGCGGGGCTCGTCCTCCTCGGCACGCCCGTCCTGGCCTGGCTCTCCCTCCTCGCCTCCGGCCCGTGTGGCCGCCaggcgccaccgccaccgcccgaCGCTGGCGTGTATGCGTCAGCTTAG
- the LOC136493527 gene encoding transcription repressor OFP1-like → MSPGAGTAKKRVGVGVVAGGGFALGCGCRDAKAVAVAVAASGSASPYSAATTTTATETTATWRWARTTTTHPSSTASGSTGTLTVPSASSSSLPWEDADAEGDGEEVNCKREATVSFSGLLRQLNELEQSVVSWERKSTSKDYLSPPPPPLPARSVKQRAVHSGGGDSKEGHGNFSPQPPPASATSFQFQITQLHRKTKSMVKADRQVEAVHSKQPPPPPPPPPLPLPPEQQLKVKSTDKGGKKDDSNVFPTPQAPNHRQAKSCDAGAGPVRLDGSVGVGVGVAVVKQSDDPLSDFRRSMVNMIVENRIVTGDELRELLRHFLALNAPRHHDAILRAFTEIWDEAFSAKTAHGRREPVVAARTTTTTTPPRSWPRAPTPPRRRHAPPPRAWR, encoded by the coding sequence ATGAGCCCCGGCGCCGGTACTGCCAAGAAGcgtgtcggcgtcggcgtcgtcgCCGGCGGCGGGTTCGCGCTCGGGTGCGGGTGCAGGGACGCCAAGgccgtggcggtggcggtggcggcgtccGGGTCCGCGTCGCCCTACTCCGCCGCCACCACGACCACCGCCACGGAGACGACCGCGACGTGGCGCtgggcgaggacgacgacgacgcacCCGTCGTCGACGGCGTCCGGGTCCACGGGCACGCTCACCGTGCCctccgcgtcgtcgtcgtccctcCCGTGGGAGGACGCGGACGCCGAGGGTGACGGCGAGGAGGTGAACTGCAAGAGGGAGGCCACGGTGAGCTTCTCCGGCCTGCTGCGCCAGCTCAACGAGCTCGAGCAGAGCGTCGTGTCGTGGGAGCGGAAGAGCACCAGCAAGGATTACTTGTCGCCACCTCCGCCGCCGTTACCAGCGCGGTCAGTGAAGCAACGAGCTGTGCACAGCGGTGGCGGCGACAGCAAAGAAGGTCACGGCAACTTCTCCCCGCAGCCGCCGCCGGCGTCGGCGACTTCTTTCCAGTTTCAGATTACGCAGCTGCACCGGAAGACAAAGAGCATGGTCAAAGCAGACAGACAAGTTGAAGCGGTCCACTCCaagcaaccgccgccgccgcctccacctccaccattGCCATTGCCGCCGGAGCAGCAGCTCAAGGTGAAGAGCACGGACAAAGGCGGCAAGAAAGACGACTCCAACGTGTTCCCGACACCGCAGGCCCCGAACCACAGGCAAGCCAAGAGCTGCGACGCCGGCGCCGGCCCCGTGAGGCTGGACGggagcgtgggcgtgggcgtgggcgttgCGGTGGTGAAGCAGTCGGACGACCCGCTGAGCGACTTCCGGCGCTCCATGGTGAACATGATCGTGGAGAACCGGATCGTGACAGGCGACGAGCTCCGCGAGCTGCTCCGCCACTTCCTGGCGCTGAACGCGCCGCGCCACCACGACGCCATCCTCCGCGCCTTCACCGAGATCTGGGACGAGGCGTTCTCCGCCAAGACGGCCCACGGCCGCCGCGAGCCCGTCGTCGCCGCCAggacgacgacaacgacgactCCGCCGCGCTCGTGGCCTAGGGCACCGACGCCACCGCGCCGCCGGCACGCCCCGCCTCCGCGGGCGTGGCGCTAA